A single genomic interval of Porphyromonas sp. oral taxon 275 harbors:
- the murC gene encoding UDP-N-acetylmuramate--L-alanine ligase yields MNLYFIGIGGIGMSNLARYFLSKGDAIAGYDLTPSPLTAALEQEGAAIHYEDSVELIPEAWRGPDTLVVYTPAIPQDHSELCYYRAQGNRVIKRAELLGELTRRERGLCVAGTHGKTTTSTMLAHLLHQSHVGCHAFLGGISNNYRTNLLISDHSDYAVIEADEYDRSFHHLAPYMAIVTSADPDHLDIYHTPEAYRESFEHFTSLIDPEGALVMRQGIALTPRLQPGTRLYRYGSVSERVDFGYDDVEITEGRLFFDWHYPALEGRAGGVLRVELGVPLLVNVENAVAALAVAYLCGASLKELTEAIASFQGVYRRFDRVVNTPRCVLIDDYAHHPGELDPSIRSVRQLYPDRRILGIFQPHLYSRTQDFYREFAHSLDQLDEVILLDIYPARERPIEGVTSQLIAQAMKRPPLAVLPKTELLPFLEARGILPEVTLMVGAGDIDRLVPQVAHWLEQQL; encoded by the coding sequence ATGAACTTATATTTTATCGGTATAGGAGGAATAGGGATGAGCAACCTCGCCCGCTACTTCCTCAGCAAGGGCGACGCCATCGCCGGCTACGACTTGACCCCCTCACCGCTCACAGCAGCCCTCGAGCAGGAGGGCGCGGCCATACACTACGAGGACAGCGTGGAGCTGATCCCCGAGGCTTGGCGCGGGCCGGACACCCTCGTCGTCTACACCCCAGCCATACCGCAGGATCATAGCGAGCTATGCTACTACCGCGCCCAGGGCAACCGCGTGATCAAGCGCGCCGAGCTACTGGGCGAGCTCACCCGCCGCGAGCGCGGGCTCTGCGTCGCGGGCACGCATGGCAAGACGACGACCTCCACCATGCTGGCGCACCTGCTGCACCAGAGCCACGTAGGCTGTCACGCCTTCCTCGGCGGCATCTCCAACAACTACCGCACCAACCTCCTGATCAGCGATCACAGCGACTACGCCGTGATCGAGGCCGATGAGTATGACCGCTCCTTCCATCACCTAGCGCCCTACATGGCCATCGTGACCTCGGCCGACCCCGATCACCTGGACATCTACCATACGCCTGAGGCCTACCGCGAGAGCTTCGAGCACTTCACCAGCCTCATCGACCCCGAGGGCGCGCTGGTGATGCGTCAGGGCATCGCGCTGACGCCCCGTCTACAGCCCGGGACACGCCTCTACCGCTACGGCAGCGTCAGTGAGCGCGTGGACTTCGGCTACGACGACGTCGAGATCACCGAGGGGCGCCTCTTCTTCGACTGGCATTACCCGGCCCTCGAAGGGCGTGCGGGCGGCGTCCTGCGCGTAGAGCTCGGCGTGCCCCTCCTAGTCAATGTGGAGAACGCCGTGGCGGCGCTGGCCGTGGCCTACCTCTGTGGCGCTAGCCTCAAGGAGCTCACGGAGGCCATCGCCTCCTTCCAGGGCGTGTACCGCCGTTTCGATCGCGTGGTCAATACGCCCCGCTGCGTGCTCATCGACGACTACGCCCACCACCCTGGGGAGCTCGATCCCAGCATCCGCTCGGTACGTCAGCTCTACCCCGACAGGCGCATCCTCGGCATCTTCCAGCCGCACCTCTATAGCCGTACGCAGGACTTCTACCGTGAGTTCGCCCACAGCCTCGACCAGCTGGACGAGGTGATCCTGCTGGATATCTACCCCGCCCGCGAGCGTCCCATAGAGGGCGTCACGAGCCAGCTGATCGCCCAGGCGATGAAGCGCCCCCCGCTGGCCGTCCTACCCAAGACGGAGCTGCTGCCCTTCCTCGAGGCGCGCGGCATCCTACCCGAGGTCACGCTGATGGTCGGCGCGGGTGATATAGACCGCCTGGTCCCCCAGGTAGCCCACTGGCTAGAGCAGCAGCTATGA
- a CDS encoding cell division protein FtsQ/DivIB codes for MKRAWIQNILIALLAVVLLGALVYFVLNPGRSISSEACRNIVVEVSSRGSSSPRFLTQQQVIDELSRRGLRLKGQKLDSIDLRRIERSLTELGIYDKVSAYVAPATHSVKIHLEEKNPYFLVIDDRGASYYVTEGRGIIKGSTHFASYLPLVTGTLSEQYARQEVYDLFCTLQADSYYRDYYGQLQVSPQRGIVMIPRVGTTELILGKGGNWAEKLRKWRIFAASVLPRRGMNAFSYVKLDYEGQVVAAERYPALEEELDEEGERRSPSVSPQQPRAAASPQAVAPAPHKAEPKKAEVKKAEPHKAEPKKEAKKEAKKEPRKEPKKDAKPERKKDSAPKQQAAKAEPRKAEPKKSPAAAPAKKAPSKEPKKPSAEPHPKHSKQKPTAKQPKH; via the coding sequence ATGAAGCGCGCTTGGATACAGAATATACTCATCGCGCTGCTGGCAGTCGTCCTACTGGGGGCGCTCGTCTACTTCGTCCTCAACCCCGGACGTAGCATCTCGAGCGAAGCCTGCCGCAACATCGTCGTCGAGGTCTCCAGCCGCGGCTCGAGCAGCCCACGCTTCCTCACCCAGCAGCAGGTCATCGACGAGCTGAGCCGTCGGGGCCTCCGGCTTAAGGGGCAGAAGCTCGACTCCATCGACCTCAGGCGCATCGAGCGCAGCCTCACCGAGCTGGGGATCTACGACAAGGTCTCGGCCTACGTCGCCCCCGCCACGCACTCGGTCAAGATCCATCTCGAGGAGAAGAACCCCTACTTCCTCGTCATCGACGACCGAGGAGCGAGCTACTACGTCACCGAGGGGCGCGGCATCATCAAGGGCTCGACGCACTTCGCCTCCTACCTCCCGCTCGTGACGGGCACCCTCAGCGAGCAGTACGCCAGGCAGGAGGTCTATGACCTCTTCTGCACGCTCCAGGCCGACAGCTACTACCGCGACTACTACGGCCAGCTGCAGGTATCGCCCCAGCGCGGCATCGTGATGATCCCCCGCGTAGGCACCACAGAGCTCATCCTCGGCAAGGGCGGCAACTGGGCCGAGAAGCTGCGCAAGTGGCGTATCTTCGCCGCGAGCGTCCTCCCCCGCCGTGGGATGAACGCCTTCAGCTACGTCAAGCTCGACTACGAGGGACAGGTGGTGGCCGCCGAGCGCTACCCCGCCCTAGAGGAGGAGCTGGACGAGGAAGGCGAGCGCCGTAGCCCGAGCGTCTCCCCTCAGCAGCCTAGAGCCGCCGCCTCCCCCCAGGCCGTAGCACCCGCTCCCCACAAGGCAGAGCCTAAGAAGGCCGAAGTCAAGAAGGCCGAGCCGCACAAGGCGGAGCCCAAGAAGGAGGCAAAGAAAGAAGCGAAAAAGGAGCCCCGCAAGGAGCCGAAGAAGGACGCCAAGCCCGAGCGCAAGAAGGACTCCGCACCCAAGCAGCAGGCCGCCAAGGCCGAGCCCCGCAAGGCCGAGCCCAAGAAGAGCCCCGCCGCAGCGCCCGCCAAGAAGGCCCCGAGTAAGGAGCCCAAGAAGCCCTCGGCAGAACCCCACCCCAAGCACAGCAAGCAGAAGCCCACAGCAAAGCAACCCAAGCACTAA
- a CDS encoding cell division FtsA domain-containing protein — translation MNEGREDIFVVINIGSSWLSGILARKHSDGRVRPIHACRVPAAGAIRQGCIHNMDAAARYITQIVDELTSHLSDDASIQGVYVGLDCRSMHSETFTASLQLGSEPREIKQADLEALREQVDQAHYEGQRILAITDPRYLVDGRREHTPRGVMGRRIEAQYKVIVVRQNILAHIEELIARLELQLLGTLPAPLVEARATLTTEESALGCAYINMGGGTTSIAIYKERLLQGLFIIPLGGQCVTRDLTSLPTPLLEKDAELLKISEGSMDTSIPRGEIVERMSPESGKAIRIDRLELNRFVDARVRELLWNCVHLIHESGNEANVSRGLVFAGGVTRTRFFYETLEQLNFEYRRGTLRREVYDERLELQPEGATGGINYLGDYMSELALAWWAQKSGVSYQLRDLDTFMQDEPEPTPAATTQYAAPVEEPQRAADDFTFEPLDQKLSNYLEEAEEQEETEERTGKKGGSTSQWLSNVWGKLTKALAPEEHPEDDDEDEDDGEIHR, via the coding sequence ATGAACGAAGGAAGAGAAGATATCTTTGTCGTGATCAATATCGGGAGCAGCTGGCTCTCCGGTATCCTAGCGCGCAAGCACAGCGATGGCCGTGTACGCCCTATCCACGCCTGCCGCGTCCCCGCCGCTGGCGCGATACGTCAGGGCTGTATCCACAATATGGACGCTGCCGCACGCTACATCACTCAGATCGTCGACGAGCTGACGAGCCACCTCTCCGACGACGCCTCCATCCAGGGCGTCTACGTCGGGCTCGACTGCCGCAGCATGCACTCCGAGACCTTCACCGCCTCGCTCCAGCTGGGCTCCGAGCCCCGCGAGATCAAGCAGGCCGACCTCGAGGCCCTACGCGAGCAGGTAGACCAGGCTCACTACGAGGGGCAGCGTATCCTCGCCATCACCGACCCGCGCTACCTCGTGGACGGCCGCCGCGAGCACACCCCCCGCGGCGTCATGGGTCGCCGCATCGAGGCTCAGTACAAGGTCATCGTCGTGCGGCAGAACATCCTGGCACACATCGAGGAGCTCATCGCACGCCTCGAGCTCCAGCTGCTGGGCACCCTCCCCGCACCGCTCGTCGAGGCGCGCGCTACCCTCACCACCGAGGAGAGTGCTCTGGGCTGTGCCTACATCAACATGGGCGGAGGCACCACCTCCATCGCCATCTACAAGGAGCGCCTCCTGCAGGGGCTCTTCATCATCCCCTTAGGCGGGCAGTGCGTCACACGTGACCTCACAAGCCTCCCCACCCCGCTGCTGGAGAAGGACGCCGAGCTGCTGAAGATCAGCGAAGGCTCTATGGATACCTCTATCCCTCGCGGGGAGATCGTCGAGCGCATGAGTCCAGAGAGCGGCAAGGCTATCCGTATCGACCGCCTGGAGCTCAATCGCTTCGTCGACGCCCGTGTGCGGGAGCTGCTGTGGAACTGTGTCCACCTCATCCACGAGTCGGGCAACGAGGCCAACGTATCACGCGGGCTGGTCTTCGCAGGCGGCGTCACGCGCACGCGCTTCTTCTATGAGACGCTCGAGCAGCTCAACTTCGAGTACCGCCGCGGCACGCTCCGCCGTGAGGTCTACGACGAGCGTCTGGAGCTGCAGCCAGAGGGCGCGACAGGCGGCATCAACTACCTCGGCGACTACATGTCCGAGCTGGCGCTGGCGTGGTGGGCGCAGAAGTCGGGCGTCAGCTACCAGCTGCGCGACCTCGACACCTTCATGCAGGACGAGCCCGAGCCCACCCCTGCCGCCACGACGCAGTACGCAGCCCCTGTCGAGGAGCCACAGCGTGCAGCCGACGACTTTACCTTCGAGCCGCTCGACCAGAAGTTGAGCAACTACCTCGAGGAGGCCGAGGAGCAGGAAGAGACCGAGGAGCGCACGGGCAAGAAGGGCGGCAGCACCTCGCAGTGGCTCTCCAACGTATGGGGCAAGCTAACTAAGGCCCTTGCCCCCGAGGAGCACCCAGAGGACGACGACGAGGATGAGGACGACGGTGAGATCCACCGCTAG
- the ftsZ gene encoding cell division protein FtsZ has protein sequence MTERGSIDFMYEENTIPQLIKVVGVGGGGGNAVSMMHSQGAVRGVSFLVCNTDRQAFSNNSVEHRVLLGPNRTRGLGAGNRPEVAREAAEESVEEIRSAMMGDDTRMVFITAGMGGGTGTGAAPVVGRVAMEAGLLTVGIVTIPFLFEGKQKILQALRGVDEMRKHVDALLVINNERLLEVYPNLELDKAFEMADNTLSWAARGISDIVNIAGKMNLDFADVEETLKAGGVAVINTGMASGTGRIARAIEEALRSPLLNNKNVHLANKLLLNVYQSSSSPLSTGELQEVRLFTERFSDQVRVIWGYATRDDLGDQVAVTILASGFDYNEDDYNDFVSKTDSHSFEAADAAKRQKEEDKRIAEIYGKKAVSNRQAAPLYLRLAELDDEDLILILEEQSPLKRDRTIFDRKRTEQDELRPVRIATQSSDTLAAAAWQPQSVYSSISEAEAQDRPSASAVPSEAVRDAQPQEQPAEDDESQVIRF, from the coding sequence ATGACAGAACGTGGTAGCATAGACTTTATGTACGAAGAGAATACAATCCCCCAGCTGATCAAGGTCGTAGGCGTAGGCGGGGGCGGTGGTAACGCCGTGAGCATGATGCACAGCCAGGGCGCTGTGCGTGGGGTATCCTTCCTGGTGTGCAATACCGATAGGCAGGCCTTCTCCAACAATAGTGTAGAGCATCGAGTGCTACTCGGGCCCAACCGCACCCGCGGGCTCGGCGCGGGCAACCGCCCCGAGGTAGCGCGTGAGGCAGCTGAGGAGAGCGTCGAGGAGATCCGCAGCGCGATGATGGGCGACGATACGCGTATGGTCTTCATCACCGCGGGCATGGGCGGCGGCACCGGTACCGGGGCAGCTCCCGTCGTAGGGCGCGTCGCCATGGAGGCAGGGCTCCTGACGGTGGGCATCGTCACCATCCCCTTCCTCTTCGAGGGCAAGCAGAAGATCCTACAGGCCCTGCGCGGCGTCGACGAGATGCGCAAGCACGTGGACGCCCTCCTGGTGATCAACAACGAGCGCCTACTGGAGGTCTACCCCAATCTCGAGCTCGACAAGGCCTTCGAGATGGCCGATAACACCCTGAGCTGGGCGGCGCGCGGTATCTCCGACATCGTCAACATCGCGGGGAAGATGAACCTTGACTTCGCCGACGTCGAGGAGACGCTCAAGGCTGGGGGCGTGGCCGTCATCAATACGGGTATGGCCTCGGGCACGGGGCGCATCGCCCGCGCCATCGAGGAGGCCCTACGCTCACCGCTGCTGAACAATAAGAATGTCCACCTGGCGAATAAGCTCCTGCTGAACGTCTACCAGAGCAGCAGCAGCCCCCTCAGCACGGGTGAGCTCCAGGAGGTACGTCTCTTCACCGAGCGCTTCAGTGATCAGGTGCGCGTCATCTGGGGCTATGCCACACGTGACGACCTAGGGGATCAGGTGGCCGTGACCATCCTGGCCTCGGGCTTCGACTACAATGAGGATGACTACAACGACTTCGTGAGCAAGACCGACAGCCATAGCTTCGAGGCTGCCGACGCTGCCAAGCGACAGAAGGAGGAGGACAAGCGCATCGCCGAGATCTATGGCAAGAAGGCGGTCTCCAACCGTCAGGCAGCTCCCCTCTACCTACGTCTTGCGGAGCTAGACGACGAGGACCTCATCCTCATCCTTGAGGAGCAGTCGCCGCTCAAGCGCGACCGCACCATCTTCGACCGCAAGCGCACAGAGCAGGACGAGCTTCGTCCTGTGCGCATCGCTACGCAGAGTAGCGACACGCTCGCCGCTGCCGCCTGGCAGCCACAGAGCGTCTACAGCTCGATCTCAGAGGCCGAGGCCCAGGATCGACCCTCGGCATCCGCCGTGCCCAGCGAGGCCGTGCGTGATGCCCAGCCCCAGGAGCAGCCTGCCGAGGACGACGAGTCCCAGGTCATCCGCTTCTAG
- a CDS encoding BT0820 family HAD-type phosphatase: MIIAVDFDGTIVRHRYPKIGEEIPFATSTLRMLIQDRHRLILWTVREGELLDEAVEWCRARGVEFYAINRDFPEEDSSGEGYSRKLKADLFIDDRSFGGLPDWGTIYHRISEGKALEADWGLLTSGEVTERERPGFFARLFGAK; the protein is encoded by the coding sequence ATGATCATCGCTGTGGACTTCGATGGCACCATTGTACGCCATCGCTATCCCAAGATTGGGGAAGAGATCCCCTTTGCCACCTCTACCCTGCGCATGCTGATCCAGGATAGGCACCGCCTTATCCTCTGGACGGTGCGCGAAGGCGAGCTGCTCGACGAGGCAGTCGAGTGGTGCCGTGCCCGAGGCGTGGAGTTCTACGCCATCAACCGTGACTTCCCCGAGGAGGACAGCTCGGGGGAGGGCTATTCGCGCAAGCTCAAGGCCGATCTCTTCATTGATGACCGCAGCTTCGGCGGTCTCCCCGACTGGGGTACTATCTACCACCGCATCAGCGAAGGCAAGGCTCTGGAGGCCGACTGGGGGCTCCTGACCAGCGGGGAGGTGACGGAGCGCGAGCGCCCTGGCTTCTTCGCCCGCCTCTTCGGTGCGAAGTAG
- a CDS encoding MoaF N-terminal domain-containing protein: MRRLFSSLALALGLCACHSPTGTSTEQQPTAEPGPTPTDTVAAEPPQSSDTTLVGKRLHFSFEGNSSVVEYLSDRHLHWLSRDSVHGEKEGEDRYHAQHIEPHVFFVNWVEADGTTISQVLDLKARTCQAFINSNVYARNRRGRETVILSGRITKVEDATHVLLE, translated from the coding sequence ATGCGACGACTCTTCTCGAGCTTAGCTCTGGCCCTTGGGCTCTGCGCCTGTCACTCCCCCACGGGGACGAGTACAGAGCAGCAGCCTACCGCCGAGCCAGGGCCCACGCCCACAGACACCGTGGCCGCTGAGCCCCCACAGAGCAGTGATACGACGCTCGTGGGGAAGCGCCTACACTTCTCCTTCGAAGGGAATAGCTCCGTCGTGGAGTACCTCTCGGACCGTCACCTGCACTGGCTCTCGCGGGACTCTGTCCACGGCGAGAAGGAGGGCGAGGATAGGTACCATGCGCAGCATATCGAGCCGCATGTCTTCTTCGTCAACTGGGTGGAGGCCGATGGGACGACCATCAGCCAGGTGCTTGACCTCAAGGCGCGCACCTGCCAGGCCTTCATCAACTCCAACGTCTACGCACGCAATCGCCGCGGACGCGAGACAGTGATCCTCTCGGGCCGCATCACCAAGGTCGAGGACGCCACCCACGTCCTCCTCGAGTAG
- the mutS gene encoding DNA mismatch repair protein MutS, whose protein sequence is MAKKIAETPLMKQYQEIKSKHPDAILLFRVGDFYETFSDDAIAAAEILGITLTRRANGAAMYVELAGFPHHALDSYLPKLVRAGRRVAICDQLEDPKLTKKLVKRGITELVTPGVVLGDNVLKNKENNYLAALYLEPEAEGALSLLDISTGEYFVSEGRADYLDKLLSSYQPKEVLVDRRYRALLDQHFSYRGFVYEVEDWTFALENNRRKLQQQFGLQSLKGLGLEHKPRSIAAAGAILNYLELTSHTELGHLTTLRSIERLETMRLDSFTFRSLEILQPMNRQEGKSLLEVLDATQTPMGGRMLRRWLSFPLLELSAIQQRQRVVSQLYHEAELRRSIAELLRGIGDLERLTAKVAVGRISPREARMLATTLATCEQLRSLTSLVPCPELVALTEAIDPCPELRADLERTLTAEPPAALGRGEVIAPGISPELDELRCLSSHGKEYLLELQQRESERTGIPSLKVAYNNVFGYYIEVRNTHRDKVPEDWTRKQTLTSGERYIFPELKEYEEKILGAEDKISSLEAQLYTALLQRIARYIQPLQQDAQQLARLDCLTALAETAVTHRYVCPVVDEGTRIDIRAGRHPVIEEQLPFGQSYVPNDVLLDQQQTQIMVITGPNMSGKSALLRQTALITLLAQIGSFVPAEAAHIGIVDGIFTRVGASDNISRGESTFMVEMQEAASILNGLTDRSLILFDELGRGTSTYDGISIAWAIIEYLHDNPVGRPKTLFATHYHELNDLEERLERVKNFNVSAREIEGKMLFLRKLVPGGSEHSFGIQVARLGGMPQCITERASEILEQLETAHIHEETGLGAEVRVKRAKAPQPAASTTAARVEGVQMSFFQLDDPVLSDIRDRLLEVKIEQLTPLEALNKLSEIQSLLKVPK, encoded by the coding sequence ATGGCCAAGAAAATCGCTGAGACGCCCTTGATGAAGCAGTATCAGGAGATCAAGAGCAAGCACCCCGACGCGATCCTCCTCTTCCGTGTGGGGGACTTCTACGAGACCTTCAGCGACGATGCCATCGCCGCGGCCGAGATCCTCGGCATTACGCTGACGCGCCGTGCCAATGGCGCTGCGATGTACGTCGAGCTGGCGGGCTTCCCCCACCATGCCCTCGACAGCTACCTGCCGAAGCTGGTGCGCGCTGGCCGCCGCGTAGCCATCTGCGACCAGCTGGAGGACCCCAAGCTGACCAAGAAGCTCGTCAAGCGCGGTATCACCGAGCTCGTCACCCCAGGCGTCGTGCTCGGGGACAATGTGCTGAAAAATAAGGAGAACAACTATCTGGCGGCGCTCTACCTCGAGCCCGAGGCCGAGGGCGCGCTCTCGCTGCTGGACATCTCGACGGGCGAGTACTTCGTCTCGGAGGGGCGCGCCGACTACCTCGACAAGCTCCTCTCCTCCTACCAGCCCAAGGAGGTGCTGGTCGACCGACGCTACCGCGCGCTGCTCGACCAGCACTTCAGCTACCGTGGCTTCGTCTACGAGGTGGAGGACTGGACCTTCGCCCTGGAGAACAATAGGCGCAAGCTCCAGCAGCAGTTCGGCCTGCAGAGCCTCAAGGGGCTCGGCCTCGAGCACAAGCCGCGCTCCATAGCCGCTGCGGGCGCCATCCTCAATTACCTCGAGCTGACGAGCCACACCGAGCTGGGGCACCTCACCACGCTCAGGAGCATCGAGCGCCTGGAGACCATGCGCCTGGATAGCTTTACCTTCCGCAGCCTCGAGATCCTGCAGCCGATGAATCGCCAGGAGGGCAAGAGCCTCCTCGAGGTCCTCGATGCGACGCAGACCCCCATGGGCGGGCGTATGCTGCGCCGCTGGCTGTCCTTCCCCCTGCTGGAGCTCAGCGCGATCCAGCAGCGGCAGCGCGTCGTCTCGCAGCTCTACCATGAGGCCGAGCTACGGCGTAGCATCGCCGAGCTGCTGCGCGGCATCGGCGACCTCGAGCGCCTGACGGCCAAGGTCGCCGTCGGGCGTATCTCCCCCCGTGAGGCGCGTATGCTGGCCACGACGCTCGCCACCTGCGAGCAGCTGCGTAGCCTCACTAGCCTCGTCCCTTGCCCTGAGCTCGTGGCGCTGACCGAGGCTATCGACCCCTGCCCCGAGCTGCGTGCTGACCTCGAGCGCACGCTGACGGCCGAGCCCCCCGCAGCCCTTGGCCGCGGTGAGGTCATCGCCCCAGGTATCTCCCCCGAGCTCGACGAGCTGCGCTGCCTCTCCTCCCACGGCAAGGAGTACCTGCTGGAGCTGCAGCAGCGCGAGAGTGAGCGCACGGGCATTCCTTCGCTCAAGGTGGCCTATAATAATGTCTTCGGCTACTACATCGAGGTACGCAATACGCACCGCGACAAGGTTCCCGAGGACTGGACGCGCAAGCAGACGCTGACCTCGGGCGAGCGCTACATCTTCCCCGAGCTCAAGGAGTACGAGGAGAAGATCCTAGGGGCGGAGGACAAGATCTCCAGCCTCGAGGCGCAGCTCTATACGGCGCTACTGCAGCGCATCGCCCGCTACATCCAGCCCCTGCAGCAGGACGCGCAGCAGCTGGCGCGCCTGGACTGCCTCACGGCCCTGGCGGAGACGGCCGTCACGCACCGCTACGTCTGCCCCGTCGTGGACGAGGGGACGCGCATCGACATCCGTGCGGGGCGTCACCCCGTCATCGAGGAGCAGCTCCCCTTCGGGCAGAGCTACGTCCCCAATGACGTCCTGCTCGACCAGCAGCAGACGCAGATCATGGTCATCACGGGGCCCAATATGAGCGGTAAGTCTGCCCTGCTACGGCAGACGGCACTCATCACGCTGCTGGCGCAGATCGGTAGCTTCGTCCCCGCTGAGGCCGCACACATAGGTATCGTGGATGGTATCTTCACCCGCGTCGGAGCCTCGGACAACATCTCCCGCGGCGAGTCCACCTTTATGGTCGAGATGCAGGAGGCGGCGAGCATCCTCAATGGTCTGACCGACCGCAGCCTCATCCTCTTCGACGAGCTCGGCCGTGGTACCAGCACCTACGACGGTATCTCTATAGCCTGGGCCATCATCGAGTATCTGCACGACAACCCTGTCGGCCGACCCAAGACGCTCTTCGCCACGCACTACCACGAGCTCAACGATCTGGAGGAACGTCTCGAGCGCGTCAAGAACTTCAACGTCTCGGCGCGCGAGATCGAGGGCAAGATGCTCTTCCTCCGTAAGCTCGTTCCTGGGGGCAGTGAGCACAGCTTCGGGATCCAGGTCGCCCGCCTCGGGGGGATGCCGCAGTGTATTACCGAGCGCGCTAGCGAGATCCTCGAGCAGCTGGAGACGGCGCACATCCACGAGGAGACGGGGCTAGGGGCCGAGGTGCGGGTGAAGCGCGCCAAGGCACCACAGCCTGCTGCCAGCACCACCGCTGCCCGCGTCGAAGGCGTGCAGATGAGCTTCTTCCAGCTCGACGATCCTGTGCTCTCCGACATCCGCGACCGTCTGCTGGAGGTCAAGATCGAGCAGCTGACGCCGCTGGAGGCCCTCAATAAGCTCAGCGAGATCCAGTCCTTGCTCAAGGTCCCCAAGTAG
- a CDS encoding thioesterase family protein — protein sequence MKVRDYECDLQGVVNNANYQHYMEHTRHEFLESLGVNFGKMHEDGLDAFVTKVSISYKKSLRSGDHYRSALRCAMRPPKLVFYQDILHTDGTLAARGEVECVVVDHGRLTRGEFFAELLKDYLD from the coding sequence ATGAAGGTGCGTGACTACGAGTGCGACCTTCAGGGCGTGGTTAACAACGCCAACTACCAGCACTACATGGAGCATACGCGCCATGAGTTCCTCGAGAGCCTCGGGGTCAACTTCGGCAAGATGCACGAGGACGGACTGGATGCCTTCGTCACCAAGGTGAGCATCTCCTACAAGAAGAGCCTGCGTAGTGGCGACCACTACCGCTCGGCCCTGCGCTGCGCTATGCGCCCGCCCAAGCTCGTCTTCTACCAGGACATCCTCCACACCGATGGCACGCTCGCAGCACGCGGCGAGGTGGAGTGCGTCGTCGTGGATCACGGCCGTCTGACGCGGGGCGAGTTCTTCGCCGAGCTGCTCAAGGACTACCTAGACTAG
- the rsmD gene encoding 16S rRNA (guanine(966)-N(2))-methyltransferase RsmD, which yields MRIIGGKYKRRRFDVPKSFNARPTTDFAKENLFNVLQQYLDLEGLTALDLFSGTGSIALELLSRGCSRVVALEQRREHALFIRSVVRELGEERSLQVLQADVFRYLATAKGGAQYDFIFADPPYKLSEIATLPQLIHDSGLLRTGGVFVVEHPAQYDFSALSYFSERRVYGSVNFSIFALEEPEEAEEDSAEEP from the coding sequence ATGCGCATCATAGGCGGGAAGTACAAGCGGCGCCGCTTCGACGTCCCTAAGAGCTTCAACGCTCGTCCCACGACAGACTTCGCTAAGGAGAATCTCTTCAACGTCCTGCAGCAGTACCTCGACCTCGAGGGGCTCACGGCGCTGGACCTCTTCAGCGGTACGGGGAGCATCGCCCTCGAGCTGCTGAGCCGCGGCTGCAGCCGTGTCGTCGCCCTCGAGCAGCGGCGCGAGCACGCCCTCTTCATCCGCAGCGTGGTGCGCGAGCTGGGCGAGGAGCGCAGCCTGCAGGTGCTGCAGGCCGATGTCTTCCGCTATCTGGCTACTGCCAAGGGCGGCGCGCAGTACGACTTCATCTTTGCCGACCCGCCCTACAAGCTCAGCGAGATCGCGACGCTACCCCAGCTCATCCACGACTCGGGGCTGCTGCGTACGGGGGGTGTCTTCGTCGTCGAGCACCCCGCGCAGTACGACTTCAGCGCGCTGTCCTACTTCAGTGAGCGCCGCGTCTATGGCTCGGTGAACTTCTCCATCTTCGCCCTCGAGGAGCCCGAGGAGGCGGAGGAAGATAGCGCCGAGGAGCCTTAG